One stretch of Mycolicibacterium fallax DNA includes these proteins:
- a CDS encoding carboxymuconolactone decarboxylase family protein — MSDIEPARVPVSSGVRDIGPINWLICRLGARGIRAPQFHLFNALSRHSLAFWSWLPFSGVLLYWGRLSRQDAELVILRVGHLRDCEYELQQHRRLARSRGVDDELQQQIFAGPDAAGLTDRQRALLRATDEFVMDRGVSAPTWAALAGHLDSRQQIEFCLLAAQYDGLAASMNTLKLPLDFPD; from the coding sequence ATGAGCGACATCGAGCCCGCCCGCGTCCCGGTGAGCTCCGGCGTCCGCGACATCGGGCCGATCAACTGGCTGATCTGCCGGCTCGGCGCCCGCGGCATCCGGGCCCCGCAGTTCCACCTGTTCAACGCGCTGTCCCGGCACAGCCTGGCGTTCTGGAGCTGGCTGCCGTTCTCCGGGGTGCTGCTGTATTGGGGCCGACTGTCCCGCCAGGACGCCGAGCTGGTGATCCTGCGGGTCGGGCATCTGCGCGACTGCGAATACGAGCTGCAGCAGCACCGCCGGCTGGCCCGCTCCCGCGGCGTCGACGACGAGTTGCAGCAGCAGATCTTCGCCGGCCCGGACGCCGCCGGGCTGACCGACCGGCAGCGCGCCCTGCTGCGGGCCACCGACGAGTTCGTCATGGACCGCGGGGTGTCGGCGCCGACCTGGGCGGCCCTGGCCGGCCACCTGGATTCCCGCCAGCAGATCGAATTCTGCCTGCTGGCCGCCCAATACGACGGCCTGGCCGCCAGCATGAACACCCTCAAGCTGCCGCTGGACTTCCCGGACTAA
- the ramB gene encoding acetate metabolism transcriptional regulator RamB: MSKTYVGARVRQLRSERGYSQAALAQQLQISPSYLNQIEHDVRPLTVSVLLRITEAFGVDATFFSTQDDTRLIAELREATLDRDLGIDVDVSEVADMVHAHPALAKAMVNLHRRYRLTTARLAAATEARFNLNTGGSGTGSISMPHEEVRDYFYERQNYLHELDTAAEDLTVRMRMHRGDLAGDLSQRLIQKHGVRIARRIDLGDDVLHRYDPDTKTLEISGHLTRGQQVFKLATELGYLEYGTLIDALVAEGSFTSEESQTLARLGLANYFAAAAMLPYRQFHDVAENFRYDIERLSTFYQVSYETVCHRLSTLQRPSMRGVPFSFVRVDRAGNMSKRQSATGFHFSSTGGTCPLWNVYETFANPGKVLVQIAQMPDGRNYMWVARTIERRTSRYGQPGKTFAIGLGCELRHAHRLVYSEGLDLSGDLSAVATPIGAGCRVCERDNCTQRAFPALGRALDLDAHRSTVSPYLVRP, translated from the coding sequence GTGTCCAAGACGTACGTCGGTGCGCGGGTACGCCAGCTGCGCAGCGAACGCGGCTACAGCCAGGCCGCACTCGCCCAGCAGCTGCAGATCTCGCCGAGCTATCTCAACCAGATCGAACACGATGTCCGGCCACTGACCGTCTCGGTGCTGCTGCGCATCACCGAGGCCTTCGGGGTGGACGCCACCTTCTTCTCCACCCAGGACGACACCCGGCTGATCGCCGAGCTTCGGGAGGCGACGCTGGACCGCGATCTCGGCATCGACGTCGACGTGTCCGAGGTCGCCGACATGGTGCACGCGCACCCGGCACTGGCCAAGGCGATGGTCAACCTGCACCGGCGCTACCGGCTCACCACCGCCCGGCTGGCCGCCGCCACCGAGGCCCGGTTCAACCTGAACACCGGCGGCAGCGGCACCGGGTCGATCTCGATGCCGCACGAGGAGGTCCGCGACTACTTCTACGAGCGGCAGAACTACCTGCACGAACTCGACACCGCGGCGGAGGATCTCACCGTCCGGATGCGCATGCACCGCGGCGATCTGGCCGGCGATCTGTCCCAGCGGCTCATCCAGAAGCACGGGGTGCGCATCGCCCGCCGGATCGACCTCGGCGACGACGTGCTGCACCGCTACGACCCGGACACCAAGACCCTGGAGATCAGCGGCCACCTGACCCGCGGCCAGCAGGTCTTCAAACTGGCCACCGAGCTGGGCTATCTGGAGTACGGCACACTGATCGACGCGCTGGTCGCCGAGGGCAGCTTCACCAGCGAGGAATCCCAGACCCTGGCCCGGCTCGGGCTGGCCAACTACTTCGCGGCCGCGGCGATGCTGCCCTACCGGCAGTTCCACGACGTCGCCGAGAACTTCCGCTACGACATCGAGCGGCTGTCGACGTTCTACCAGGTGTCCTACGAGACGGTCTGCCACCGGCTGTCCACCCTGCAGCGGCCGTCCATGCGGGGGGTGCCGTTCTCCTTCGTCCGGGTCGACCGGGCCGGCAACATGTCCAAACGCCAGTCCGCGACCGGATTCCACTTCTCCTCCACCGGCGGCACCTGCCCGCTGTGGAACGTCTACGAGACGTTCGCCAACCCGGGCAAGGTGCTGGTGCAGATCGCCCAGATGCCCGACGGCCGCAACTACATGTGGGTGGCCCGCACCATCGAGCGGCGCACCTCGCGCTACGGCCAGCCCGGCAAGACCTTCGCCATCGGGCTGGGCTGCGAGCTGCGGCACGCGCACCGGCTGGTGTATTCCGAGGGCCTGGATCTGTCCGGCGACCTGTCCGCCGTCGCCACCCCGATCGGGGCCGGCTGCCGGGTGTGCGAACGCGACAACTGCACCCAGCGGGCCTTCCCGGCGCTGGGCCGGGCGCTGGACCTCGACGCGCACCGGTCCACCGTCTCGCCGTACCTGGTGCGGCCCTGA
- a CDS encoding acyl-[acyl-carrier-protein] thioesterase, with product MPVPEGHPDVFEREWPLRVGDIERTGRLRFDAACRHIQDVGQDHLRELGQEDTHPAWIVRRTMVDLIRPIEFSDILRLRRWCSGTSNRWCEMRVRIDGRKGGLVESEAFWINANKDTGTPARISDDFLRGLQATTDVDRLRWKAYLTAGSRDDALEIRPYPLRVTDIDMWDHMNNSVYWTVIEDYLDRHPELLAGPLRVTIEHDAAVAGGDELEILTHVYPAGSTDKFGADLTDRDVITLTYVVGNDVKAVAALFAL from the coding sequence ATGCCGGTGCCCGAGGGGCATCCGGATGTGTTCGAACGCGAGTGGCCGCTGCGAGTCGGCGACATCGAGCGCACCGGCCGACTGCGGTTCGACGCCGCCTGCCGGCATATCCAGGACGTCGGGCAGGACCATCTGCGCGAGCTGGGGCAGGAGGACACCCACCCGGCCTGGATCGTGCGGCGCACCATGGTCGACCTGATCCGGCCGATCGAATTCTCCGACATCCTGCGGCTGCGGCGCTGGTGCTCGGGCACCTCGAACCGGTGGTGCGAGATGCGGGTGCGCATCGACGGCCGCAAGGGTGGACTGGTGGAGTCCGAGGCGTTCTGGATCAACGCCAACAAGGACACCGGGACCCCGGCCCGGATCTCCGACGACTTCCTGCGCGGCCTGCAGGCCACCACCGACGTCGACCGGTTGCGCTGGAAGGCCTACCTCACCGCGGGGTCGCGGGACGACGCCCTGGAGATCCGGCCGTATCCGCTGCGGGTCACCGACATCGACATGTGGGATCACATGAACAACTCGGTGTACTGGACGGTCATCGAGGACTACCTGGATCGGCACCCGGAGCTGCTGGCCGGGCCGCTGCGGGTGACCATCGAGCACGACGCTGCGGTGGCCGGTGGCGACGAGTTGGAGATCCTCACGCACGTCTATCCGGCCGGGTCCACCGACAAATTCGGGGCGGACCTGACCGATCGGGATGTAATAACGCTCACATACGTCGTCGGCAACGACGTGAAGGCCGTCGCGGCGCTGTTCGCGCTCTAA
- the aceA gene encoding isocitrate lyase, with product MSTVGTPKSAEQIQHDWDHNPRWKGITRTYTPADVVALQGTVVEEATLARRGAEVLWAQLHDMDFVNALGALTGNMAVQQVRAGLKAIYLSGWQVAGDANLSGHTYPDQSLYPANSVPQVVRRINNALLRADEIAKVEGDTSVENWLAPIVADGEAGFGGALNVYELQKAMIAAGVAGSHWEDQLASEKKCGHLGGKVLIPTQQHIRTLTSARLAADVADVPTVVIARTDAEAATLITSDVDERDRPFITGERTAEGFYHLKNGLEPCIARAKAYAPYSDLIWMETGTPDLALAKKFAEGVKSEFPDQMLAYNCSPSFNWKQHLDDDTIAKFQRELGAMGFKFQFITLAGFHALNYSMFDLAYGYAREQMKAYVELQEREFAAEERGYTATKHQREVGAGYFDKIATTVDPNSSTTALSGSTEEGQFH from the coding sequence GTGTCCACCGTTGGCACCCCCAAGTCCGCCGAACAGATCCAGCACGACTGGGATCACAACCCCCGCTGGAAGGGCATCACCCGTACGTACACCCCGGCCGACGTCGTGGCCCTGCAGGGCACCGTCGTCGAGGAGGCCACCCTGGCCCGTCGCGGCGCCGAGGTGCTCTGGGCGCAGCTGCATGACATGGACTTCGTCAACGCGCTCGGCGCGCTGACCGGCAACATGGCCGTGCAGCAGGTCCGCGCCGGCCTGAAGGCCATCTACCTGTCCGGGTGGCAGGTCGCCGGCGACGCCAACCTGTCCGGCCACACCTACCCCGACCAGAGCCTCTACCCGGCCAACTCGGTGCCGCAGGTGGTCCGCCGGATCAACAACGCGCTGCTGCGCGCCGACGAGATCGCCAAGGTCGAGGGCGACACCTCGGTGGAGAACTGGCTGGCCCCGATCGTGGCCGACGGTGAGGCCGGCTTCGGTGGCGCGCTGAACGTCTACGAGCTGCAGAAGGCGATGATCGCCGCCGGTGTCGCCGGTTCGCACTGGGAGGACCAGCTGGCCTCGGAGAAGAAGTGTGGCCACCTCGGTGGCAAGGTGCTGATCCCGACCCAGCAGCACATCCGCACCCTGACCTCCGCCCGGCTGGCCGCCGACGTCGCCGACGTCCCGACCGTGGTCATCGCCCGCACCGACGCCGAGGCCGCCACCCTGATCACCAGCGACGTCGACGAGCGCGACCGTCCGTTCATCACCGGTGAGCGCACCGCCGAGGGCTTCTACCACCTCAAGAACGGCCTGGAGCCGTGCATCGCCCGCGCCAAGGCCTACGCGCCGTACTCCGACCTGATCTGGATGGAGACGGGCACCCCGGACCTGGCGCTGGCCAAGAAGTTCGCCGAGGGCGTCAAGAGCGAGTTCCCGGACCAGATGCTGGCCTACAACTGCTCGCCGTCGTTCAACTGGAAGCAGCACCTCGACGACGACACCATCGCCAAGTTCCAGCGCGAGCTGGGCGCGATGGGCTTCAAGTTCCAGTTCATCACGCTGGCCGGCTTCCACGCGCTGAACTACTCGATGTTCGACCTGGCCTACGGCTACGCCCGCGAGCAGATGAAGGCCTACGTCGAGCTGCAGGAGCGCGAGTTCGCCGCCGAGGAGCGGGGCTACACCGCCACCAAGCACCAGCGCGAGGTCGGTGCCGGCTACTTCGACAAGATCGCCACCACCGTCGACCCGAACAGCTCGACCACCGCGCTGTCCGGCTCGACCGAAGAGGGCCAGTTCCACTGA